The following are encoded together in the Brassica napus cultivar Da-Ae chromosome A9, Da-Ae, whole genome shotgun sequence genome:
- the LOC111200621 gene encoding putative defensin-like protein 128, producing the protein MIFTCTLQVYKMTKFTTLAIFIVLFLGMVAKETQGQHICHQILLNDNCDGPTCTALCDQKLGGTGQCYRTVDRRFICLCNYICKS; encoded by the exons ATGATATTTACATGTACACTACAAGTCTATAAAATGACAAAATTCACGACTCTTGCGATCTTCATCGTCTTATTTCTAG GGATGGTGGCGAAAGAGACACAAGGACAGCATATCTGTCATCAGATTCTCTTAAACGACAACTGCGATGGACCGACGTGCACAGCTCTGTGTGACCAGAAATTGGGTGGAACTGGCCAGTGTTACCGAACCGTTGACAGACGCTTTATTTGCCTCTGCAATTATATATGCAAGAGTTGA
- the LOC106413876 gene encoding BON1-associated protein 1-like: MYILTQKQHMIYIRRTDHPRLYTTMTKTVEIDIRSAEGLKLNRRLLKKKTFAVARIGEKSRPSHLDVSGGSSPTWNCKLEMPMSGTEQFIYIEVLFRTSSGREKKIGEAKIPTSDFMGRYSPEGHLNFLSYRLRDEYGDKCGIVNVSIMVKPYSTDEFKSSSTAMKDYGACSSQAAETGLWRPRSEPPAIDGYGGRIVTGVPVWCVLQRPT; the protein is encoded by the coding sequence ATGTACATACTAACACAAAAAcaacatatgatatatatacgTAGAACTGATCATCCTCGTTTGTATACAACAATGACAAAGACAGTTGAGATTGACATAAGATCCGCAGAAGGTCTTAAGTTAAACCGGAGACTCTTAAAGAAAAAGACTTTCGCCGTTGCAAGAATAGGTGAGAAGTCTCGACCGTCGCATCTTGACGTATCGGGAGGAAGCAGTCCAACGTGGAACTGCAAGTTGGAGATGCCCATGAGCGGGACTGAACAGTTCATCTACATCGAGGTGTTGTTTCGAACAAGTTCTGGACGCGAGAAGAAGATAGGAGAAGCTAAGATCCCAACGTCAGACTTCATGGGAAGGTATTCACCTGAAGGACATTTGAATTTCTTGAGCTATAGGTTAAGAGATGAATATGGGGATAAGTGTGGAATCGTGAATGTTTCAATCATGGTTAAACCTTATTCCACAGATGAGTTCAAATCTTCTTCCACGGCGATGAAAGATTATGGAGCTTGTTCGTCGCAAGCAGCGGAGACGGGTCTGTGGAGACCAAGATCGGAGCCTCCGGCTATTGATGGCTATGGTGGTCGGATTGTTACAGGAGTTCCTGTTTGGTGTGTGCTTCAACGGCCAACGTAA
- the LOC106415454 gene encoding E3 ubiquitin-protein ligase At1g63170 — protein MNPPIPIPASSSPAMDASPLLTRNRRNTPRPSQPLRGAASRLLRRASNRRMMLREPSVRVREVAAEQLEERQSQWAYSKPIIALDILWNFAFVVVSIAILGFSPEEHPEVPLRLWIVGYSLQCLFHVGCVIAEYRRRRRQANPQSEEGSENHGSFSGSEDESDGYGVEDGDDDHRASFAKHIESANTMFSFVWWIIGFYWVTGDTEALAQSSPRLYWLCVAFLAFDVIFVVICVAVASLIGIAVCCCLPCIIAILYALADQEGAPDEEIERLSKFKFLTVKDSEKVNGEVQETQGGIMTELGVDSQTERVISSDDAECSICLCAYEDGAELRELPCRHHFHSVCVDKWLRINATCPLCKFNILKNEHSGIEQV, from the exons ATGAATCCACCGATCCCCATCCCAGCCTCTTCCTCACCGGCGATGGACGCTTCGCCGCTTCTAACCCGCAACAGGCGCAACACCCCCCGCCCCTCCCAGCCCCTCCGAGGCGCAGCGTCGAGGCTCCTCCGCCGCGCAAGCAACCGCCGGATGATGCTCCGCGAGCCTTCCGTCAGAGTCCGCGAGGTGGCGGCTGAGCAGCTCGAGGAGAGGCAGAGTCAATGGGCCTACTCGAAGCCCATCATAGCCCTCGATATACTCTGGAACTTTGCGTTTGTGGTTGTGTCGATTGCGATTCTAGGGTTTAGTCCTGAAGAGCATCCCGAGGTTCCTCTGAGGCTGTGGATCGTTGGGTATAGTCTCCAGTGTTTGTTTCACGTTGGTTGTGTGATCGCTGAGTATAGACGACGAAGACGACAAGCTAATCCTCAGAGTGAAGAAGGGTCTGAAAATCACGGGTCTTTCAGTGGAAGCGAAGATGAATCTGATGGTTATGGCGTTGAGGACGGTGATGATGATCATCGAGCTAG TTTCGCCAAGCACATTGAGTCAGCAAACACGATGTTCTCTTTTGTGTGGTGGATCATTGGGTTTTACTGGGTCACTGGTGATACGGAGGCACTTGCTCAGTCTTCGCCACGTCTCTACTG GTTGTGTGTTGCATTCCTTGCTTTTGATGTGATCTTTGTTGTCATTTGCGTTGCGGTTGCTAGTCTAATTGGTATTGCTGTTTGCTGCTGCTTGCCTTGCATCATCGCCATCTTATACGCATTGGCAGATCAG GAAGGCGCGCCTGATGAAGAGATAGAGAGGCTTTCGAAGTTTAAGTTCCTTACAGTAAAGGATTCTGAGAAAGTGAATGGTGAGGTCCAAGAAACTCAGGGAGGGATAATGACTGAGTTAGGTGTTGATTCTCAAACCGAACGTGTGATATCTAGCGATGATGCT GAGTGTAGCATTTGTCTGTGTGCTTATGAAGATGGAGCAGAGCTTAGGGAGCTTCCTTGTAGACACCATTTCCATAGTGTATGTGTAGACAAATGGCTAAGGATCAACGCGACTTGTCCTCTCTGCAAGTTCAACATCCTCAAAAATGAACATAGTGGCATTGAACAAGTGTGA